The Solanum lycopersicum chromosome 6, SLM_r2.1 genome has a window encoding:
- the LOC101244492 gene encoding uncharacterized protein isoform X3 — translation MILLLLFLAITQFSNADEPFDVRKHLATVTRYADSKDISANSFVSSEIPDQCTPIHLNLVARHGTRAPTKKKIRELDALDAHLEVLVRDAKEHKQYSEKIPSWLAGWRSPWKGKVTGGELITEGEDELYHLGIRVRERFPDLFNEEYHPDVYSIKTTQVPRASASAVAFGMGLFNERGKLGPGRHRAFAVTSESRASDIVLRFHDCCQSYKAFRKSQEPNVNKLKEPLLNEITHELVRQYGLNFTNQDVSSLWFLCKQEASLLNITNQACSLFSPSEVSLLEWTDDLELFILKGYGDTLNYRMGVPLLEDVVQSMEQAIKAKEEGYATGIYEKARMRFAHAETLLPFSCLIGLFLEESEFERIQREESLELPPKPPKNRNWRGSNVAPFAGNNMLILYSCQSDNSSKYFVQVLHNERPIALPGCHGSSFCPFEIFKDKIAAPHLKHDYNMLCNVIEQKQKDSAST, via the exons ATGATCCTGCTACTCCTTTTCTTAGCGATTACGCAATTCTCAAACGCTGATGAACCATTCGACGTTCGGAAACACCTTGCCACTGTAACCAG GTATGCTGATTCAAAGGACATATCTGCGAATTCTTTTGTATCTTCTGAAATTCCAGATCAATGTACACCAATTCATTTGAATCTGGTG GCAAGACATGGAACTCGTGCACcaacaaagaagaagataagGGAATTAGACGCCTTGGATGCTCATTTGGAAGTCCTTGTACGTGATGCAAAAGAACATAAGCAATATTCGGAGAAAATTCCCTCTTGGTTAGCGGGATGGAGGTCTCCTTGGAAAGGAAAAGTTACAGGTGGAGAGTTGATCACTGAAGGAGAAGATGAATTATATCATCTCGGAATCAGAGTCAGAGAAAGATTTCCAGACCTTTTCAATGAAGAATACCACCCAGATGTATATTCAATCAAGACTACCCAG GTTCCTCGGGCATCAGCTAGTGCTGTGGCATTTGGGATGGGTCTATTTAATGAAAGAGGGAAGCTTGGACCAGGAAGGCATCGAGCTTTTGCAGTTACAAGCGAAAGCCGTGCAAGTGACATAGTTTTGAGATTTCACGATTGTTGTCAAAGCTACAAG GCTTTTAGAAAAAGTCAGGAGCCAAATGTTAACAAGCTCAAAGAACCTCTATTGAATGAAATTACTCATGAATTAGTCAGGCAATATGGGCTTAATTTTACAAATCAAGATGTATCTTCTTTATGGTTTCTCTGCAAACAG GAAGCATCCTTATTGAACATCACCAATCAAGCTTGTAGTCTGTTCAGTCCATCTGAG GTTTCTTTGTTGGAGTGGACTGATGATTTGGAGTTGTTCATACTGAAAGGCTATGGTGACACACTAAATTATCGAATGGGAGTGCCACTTCTTGAGGATGTTGTTCAATCAATGGAACAGGCAATTAAGGCTAAAGAAG AAGGATATGCTACAGGGATCTATGAAAAAGCAAGAATGCGTTTTGCTCATGCAGAAACTCTCCTTCCCTTTTCATGCCTAATCGGGCTCTTTCTTGAAGAATCTG AGTTTGAACGGATACAAAGAGAGGAAAGCTTGGAACTCCCTCCTAAGCCTCCTAAGAATAGAAACTGGCGGGGAAGTAATGTGGCTCCTTTTGCTGGAAATAACATGTTAATCCTTTATAGCTGCCAATCGGACAACTCAAGCAAGTACTTTGTGCAAGTGCTACATAATGAACGTCCCATAGCATTGCCA GGTTGCCATGGTTCGAGTTTTTGCCCATTCGAAATATTCAAg GATAAAATAGCTGCTCCTCATTTGAAACACGACTACAACATGCTTTGCAACGTAATAGAACAGAAACAGAAGGATTCTGCTTCCA CATGA
- the LOC101244492 gene encoding uncharacterized protein isoform X2 produces MILLLLFLAITQFSNADEPFDVRKHLATVTRYADSKDISANSFVSSEIPDQCTPIHLNLVARHGTRAPTKKKIRELDALDAHLEVLVRDAKEHKQYSEKIPSWLAGWRSPWKGKVTGGELITEGEDELYHLGIRVRERFPDLFNEEYHPDVYSIKTTQVPRASASAVAFGMGLFNERGKLGPGRHRAFAVTSESRASDIVLRFHDCCQSYKAFRKSQEPNVNKLKEPLLNEITHELVRQYGLNFTNQDVSSLWFLCKQEASLLNITNQACSLFSPSEVSLLEWTDDLELFILKGYGDTLNYRMGVPLLEDVVQSMEQAIKAKEEGYATGIYEKARMRFAHAETLLPFSCLIGLFLEESEFERIQREESLELPPKPPKNRNWRGSNVAPFAGNNMLILYSCQSDNSSKYFVQVLHNERPIALPGCHGSSFCPFEIFKDKIAAPHLKHDYNMLCNVIEQKQKDSASNLVTNPLLIGMC; encoded by the exons ATGATCCTGCTACTCCTTTTCTTAGCGATTACGCAATTCTCAAACGCTGATGAACCATTCGACGTTCGGAAACACCTTGCCACTGTAACCAG GTATGCTGATTCAAAGGACATATCTGCGAATTCTTTTGTATCTTCTGAAATTCCAGATCAATGTACACCAATTCATTTGAATCTGGTG GCAAGACATGGAACTCGTGCACcaacaaagaagaagataagGGAATTAGACGCCTTGGATGCTCATTTGGAAGTCCTTGTACGTGATGCAAAAGAACATAAGCAATATTCGGAGAAAATTCCCTCTTGGTTAGCGGGATGGAGGTCTCCTTGGAAAGGAAAAGTTACAGGTGGAGAGTTGATCACTGAAGGAGAAGATGAATTATATCATCTCGGAATCAGAGTCAGAGAAAGATTTCCAGACCTTTTCAATGAAGAATACCACCCAGATGTATATTCAATCAAGACTACCCAG GTTCCTCGGGCATCAGCTAGTGCTGTGGCATTTGGGATGGGTCTATTTAATGAAAGAGGGAAGCTTGGACCAGGAAGGCATCGAGCTTTTGCAGTTACAAGCGAAAGCCGTGCAAGTGACATAGTTTTGAGATTTCACGATTGTTGTCAAAGCTACAAG GCTTTTAGAAAAAGTCAGGAGCCAAATGTTAACAAGCTCAAAGAACCTCTATTGAATGAAATTACTCATGAATTAGTCAGGCAATATGGGCTTAATTTTACAAATCAAGATGTATCTTCTTTATGGTTTCTCTGCAAACAG GAAGCATCCTTATTGAACATCACCAATCAAGCTTGTAGTCTGTTCAGTCCATCTGAG GTTTCTTTGTTGGAGTGGACTGATGATTTGGAGTTGTTCATACTGAAAGGCTATGGTGACACACTAAATTATCGAATGGGAGTGCCACTTCTTGAGGATGTTGTTCAATCAATGGAACAGGCAATTAAGGCTAAAGAAG AAGGATATGCTACAGGGATCTATGAAAAAGCAAGAATGCGTTTTGCTCATGCAGAAACTCTCCTTCCCTTTTCATGCCTAATCGGGCTCTTTCTTGAAGAATCTG AGTTTGAACGGATACAAAGAGAGGAAAGCTTGGAACTCCCTCCTAAGCCTCCTAAGAATAGAAACTGGCGGGGAAGTAATGTGGCTCCTTTTGCTGGAAATAACATGTTAATCCTTTATAGCTGCCAATCGGACAACTCAAGCAAGTACTTTGTGCAAGTGCTACATAATGAACGTCCCATAGCATTGCCA GGTTGCCATGGTTCGAGTTTTTGCCCATTCGAAATATTCAAg GATAAAATAGCTGCTCCTCATTTGAAACACGACTACAACATGCTTTGCAACGTAATAGAACAGAAACAGAAGGATTCTGCTTCCA ATTTGGTTACTAATCCATTATTAATTGGGATGTGCTGA
- the LOC101244492 gene encoding uncharacterized protein isoform X1, which yields MILLLLFLAITQFSNADEPFDVRKHLATVTRYADSKDISANSFVSSEIPDQCTPIHLNLVARHGTRAPTKKKIRELDALDAHLEVLVRDAKEHKQYSEKIPSWLAGWRSPWKGKVTGGELITEGEDELYHLGIRVRERFPDLFNEEYHPDVYSIKTTQVPRASASAVAFGMGLFNERGKLGPGRHRAFAVTSESRASDIVLRFHDCCQSYKAFRKSQEPNVNKLKEPLLNEITHELVRQYGLNFTNQDVSSLWFLCKQEASLLNITNQACSLFSPSEVSLLEWTDDLELFILKGYGDTLNYRMGVPLLEDVVQSMEQAIKAKEEGYATGIYEKARMRFAHAETLLPFSCLIGLFLEESEFERIQREESLELPPKPPKNRNWRGSNVAPFAGNNMLILYSCQSDNSSKYFVQVLHNERPIALPGCHGSSFCPFEIFKDKIAAPHLKHDYNMLCNVIEQKQKDSASSKLSQILGWFWSLKNAGSLARKDDL from the exons ATGATCCTGCTACTCCTTTTCTTAGCGATTACGCAATTCTCAAACGCTGATGAACCATTCGACGTTCGGAAACACCTTGCCACTGTAACCAG GTATGCTGATTCAAAGGACATATCTGCGAATTCTTTTGTATCTTCTGAAATTCCAGATCAATGTACACCAATTCATTTGAATCTGGTG GCAAGACATGGAACTCGTGCACcaacaaagaagaagataagGGAATTAGACGCCTTGGATGCTCATTTGGAAGTCCTTGTACGTGATGCAAAAGAACATAAGCAATATTCGGAGAAAATTCCCTCTTGGTTAGCGGGATGGAGGTCTCCTTGGAAAGGAAAAGTTACAGGTGGAGAGTTGATCACTGAAGGAGAAGATGAATTATATCATCTCGGAATCAGAGTCAGAGAAAGATTTCCAGACCTTTTCAATGAAGAATACCACCCAGATGTATATTCAATCAAGACTACCCAG GTTCCTCGGGCATCAGCTAGTGCTGTGGCATTTGGGATGGGTCTATTTAATGAAAGAGGGAAGCTTGGACCAGGAAGGCATCGAGCTTTTGCAGTTACAAGCGAAAGCCGTGCAAGTGACATAGTTTTGAGATTTCACGATTGTTGTCAAAGCTACAAG GCTTTTAGAAAAAGTCAGGAGCCAAATGTTAACAAGCTCAAAGAACCTCTATTGAATGAAATTACTCATGAATTAGTCAGGCAATATGGGCTTAATTTTACAAATCAAGATGTATCTTCTTTATGGTTTCTCTGCAAACAG GAAGCATCCTTATTGAACATCACCAATCAAGCTTGTAGTCTGTTCAGTCCATCTGAG GTTTCTTTGTTGGAGTGGACTGATGATTTGGAGTTGTTCATACTGAAAGGCTATGGTGACACACTAAATTATCGAATGGGAGTGCCACTTCTTGAGGATGTTGTTCAATCAATGGAACAGGCAATTAAGGCTAAAGAAG AAGGATATGCTACAGGGATCTATGAAAAAGCAAGAATGCGTTTTGCTCATGCAGAAACTCTCCTTCCCTTTTCATGCCTAATCGGGCTCTTTCTTGAAGAATCTG AGTTTGAACGGATACAAAGAGAGGAAAGCTTGGAACTCCCTCCTAAGCCTCCTAAGAATAGAAACTGGCGGGGAAGTAATGTGGCTCCTTTTGCTGGAAATAACATGTTAATCCTTTATAGCTGCCAATCGGACAACTCAAGCAAGTACTTTGTGCAAGTGCTACATAATGAACGTCCCATAGCATTGCCA GGTTGCCATGGTTCGAGTTTTTGCCCATTCGAAATATTCAAg GATAAAATAGCTGCTCCTCATTTGAAACACGACTACAACATGCTTTGCAACGTAATAGAACAGAAACAGAAGGATTCTGCTTCCAGTAAGTTATCACAAATACTTGGTTGGTTTTGGTCTTTGAAAAATGCTGGTTCATTGGCCCGGAAAGATGATTTATAG